The following are encoded together in the Paludisphaera mucosa genome:
- a CDS encoding DUF3500 domain-containing protein encodes MANDAPLSDKPECCENWSRRDFVRSLGAGMLGASVPGLGAAAWAADEKPAKAGPSPSDLAETAVARFYKSLSKSQREAICFPFDHQLRTVVKNNWSIVKPTIRDLDKEQQALCREIMKDLSSEDGYERFMRQMKDDAGGFDAYHVAVFGEPESEKPFEWVLTGRHDTLRVDGDSVVGSAFGGPIFYGHAANGNFDEDAKHTNNVWWPQAEQANKIFSTLDEAQRKQALMEDAEADDSETIKLKGQALAATGLSIGTLDGQQKDMTRKLVETMLAIFREVDAAEVRRCLEASGGVDKLRLTFYKEDDIGDDGVWDIWKLEGPAFSWYFRGAPHVHAWLNVARPV; translated from the coding sequence ATGGCGAACGACGCCCCCCTGTCGGACAAGCCCGAATGCTGCGAGAACTGGTCGCGGCGCGACTTCGTGCGGAGCCTGGGCGCGGGGATGCTCGGGGCGTCCGTCCCGGGCCTCGGCGCCGCGGCCTGGGCGGCCGACGAGAAGCCCGCGAAGGCCGGCCCCAGCCCCTCCGACCTCGCCGAGACGGCCGTGGCGCGGTTCTACAAGTCGCTCTCCAAGTCGCAGCGCGAGGCGATCTGCTTCCCGTTCGACCACCAGCTGCGGACGGTGGTCAAGAACAACTGGAGCATCGTCAAGCCGACGATCCGCGACCTCGACAAGGAGCAGCAGGCGCTCTGCCGCGAGATCATGAAGGACCTCTCCAGCGAGGACGGCTACGAGCGGTTCATGCGGCAGATGAAGGACGACGCGGGGGGCTTCGACGCCTACCACGTCGCGGTCTTCGGCGAACCCGAGAGCGAGAAGCCGTTCGAGTGGGTGCTCACCGGCCGGCACGACACCCTGCGCGTCGACGGCGACAGCGTCGTCGGCTCGGCCTTCGGCGGCCCGATCTTCTACGGCCACGCCGCCAACGGAAACTTCGACGAGGACGCCAAGCACACGAACAACGTCTGGTGGCCCCAGGCCGAGCAGGCCAACAAGATCTTCTCCACCCTCGACGAGGCCCAGCGCAAGCAGGCGCTCATGGAAGACGCCGAGGCCGACGACTCCGAGACGATCAAGCTCAAGGGCCAGGCGCTCGCCGCCACCGGCCTCTCGATCGGCACGCTCGACGGCCAGCAGAAGGACATGACCCGCAAGCTCGTCGAGACCATGCTCGCCATCTTCCGCGAGGTCGACGCCGCCGAGGTCCGTCGCTGCCTCGAAGCCAGCGGCGGCGTCGACAAGCTCCGCCTCACCTTCTACAAGGAAGACGACATCGGCGACGACGGCGTCTGGGACATCTGGAAGCTCGAAGGCCCCGCCTTCTCCTGGTACTTCCGCGGCGCCCCTCACGTCCACGCCTGGCTCAACGTCGCCCGCCCCGTCTGA
- a CDS encoding DinB family protein has translation MTYAQTLLPEFDQEMANTRKVLERIPDDKFDWKAHPKSHTIGWNANHMADLPHWLTVVLTTPSLDIAPVGGEAYSSPKLTTTREVLEHFDRNVAAGRKAIQEAKDEDVGAPWTLAKGGQPIFTMPRAAMIRGFVLNHLIHHRAILCVYLRLNDLPVPGMYGPSGDE, from the coding sequence ATGACTTACGCGCAAACCCTCCTGCCCGAGTTCGATCAGGAGATGGCGAACACCCGCAAGGTGCTCGAACGAATTCCCGACGACAAGTTCGACTGGAAGGCCCACCCGAAGTCGCACACGATCGGCTGGAACGCCAACCACATGGCGGACCTCCCCCACTGGCTCACCGTGGTGCTGACGACGCCCTCGCTCGACATCGCCCCCGTCGGCGGCGAGGCGTATTCGTCACCGAAGCTGACCACCACCCGCGAGGTCCTGGAACACTTCGACCGCAACGTCGCCGCCGGCCGCAAGGCGATCCAGGAGGCCAAGGACGAAGACGTGGGCGCGCCGTGGACGCTGGCGAAGGGCGGCCAACCGATCTTCACCATGCCGCGCGCGGCCATGATCCGCGGCTTCGTGCTCAACCACCTGATCCACCACCGCGCCATCCTCTGCGTCTACCTCCGCCTGAACGACCTCCCGGTCCCCGGGATGTACGGGCCTTCGGGCGACGAGTGA
- a CDS encoding alkaline phosphatase family protein has translation MKVMVLGLDGATWDILGPLAAEGLLPNLERLRKGGASGELRSVFPPLSPVAWTGVMTGKNSGKHGVFEFLEHGHDPMKGRVNSSRAIRSDLIWEVAARHGKKTIAGGVPMSYPPRPAQDFPGFYLGDFLSPENAPDFSSDPALFAELERAVGPYRAWSTTIHDGDNEEAVVDDLTAFLDQHLKTIEFLMGRCPWDLLMFDLMATDRFGHELWHAWDTTHAAAKGRETALNALRPKLLEFWKTLDRGLGAIIDRADSDTTFLLMSDHGFGAIEHYVNFNVWLLEKGYIALKDSLYVKQKHWFYRRGVTPEWFYGLMSKFGMAGHRVARFRGKQESWIDRLGEKTFLSREHIDWSRTRAYAQGNFGQIFLNLKGRQPQGCVDPAEARALLDEIKAGLTAIPNPETGEPLVEHVHEAADLYHGPYAEKAPDLTVTLKDWKYRTIGLHDFTTHKVVSPAFGPTGDHRMEGVLIAGGPGVEPHTAPRGANLLDIAPTVLHLLGVPVPADMDGRVLSELLTPELAATADRRDEHSDDQAAAVASAYAAEDDAAIQSRLADLGYL, from the coding sequence ATGAAGGTCATGGTGCTGGGGCTGGATGGGGCGACCTGGGACATCCTGGGCCCCCTGGCCGCCGAGGGGCTCCTGCCGAATCTCGAACGCCTCCGCAAGGGCGGGGCGTCGGGCGAGCTGCGGTCGGTCTTCCCCCCGCTCAGCCCGGTCGCCTGGACGGGCGTCATGACCGGGAAGAACTCGGGCAAGCACGGCGTCTTCGAGTTCCTGGAGCACGGCCACGACCCCATGAAGGGCCGGGTCAACTCGTCGCGGGCCATCCGCTCGGACCTGATCTGGGAGGTCGCCGCGCGGCACGGCAAGAAGACGATCGCCGGCGGCGTGCCGATGAGCTACCCCCCGCGGCCGGCCCAGGACTTCCCCGGCTTCTACCTCGGCGACTTCCTCAGCCCCGAGAACGCGCCCGACTTCTCCAGCGACCCGGCGCTCTTCGCCGAGCTGGAGCGCGCCGTCGGCCCCTACCGCGCCTGGTCGACCACGATCCACGACGGCGACAACGAGGAGGCCGTGGTCGACGACCTGACGGCGTTCCTCGACCAGCATCTGAAGACGATCGAGTTCCTGATGGGCCGCTGCCCCTGGGACCTGCTGATGTTCGACCTCATGGCCACCGACCGCTTCGGCCATGAGCTGTGGCACGCCTGGGACACGACCCACGCGGCGGCGAAGGGCCGCGAGACCGCCCTGAACGCGCTCCGGCCCAAGCTTCTGGAGTTCTGGAAGACGCTCGACCGCGGCCTGGGCGCGATCATCGACAGGGCGGACTCCGACACGACGTTCCTGCTGATGAGCGACCACGGCTTCGGCGCGATCGAGCACTACGTCAACTTCAACGTCTGGCTGCTGGAGAAGGGCTACATCGCGCTCAAGGACAGCCTGTACGTCAAGCAGAAGCACTGGTTCTACCGCCGGGGCGTGACGCCCGAGTGGTTCTACGGCCTGATGAGCAAGTTCGGCATGGCCGGCCACCGCGTCGCCCGGTTCCGCGGCAAGCAGGAGAGCTGGATCGACCGCCTGGGCGAGAAGACGTTCCTCTCGCGCGAGCACATCGACTGGTCGCGCACCCGGGCCTACGCCCAGGGGAACTTCGGCCAGATCTTCCTGAACCTGAAGGGCCGCCAGCCCCAGGGCTGCGTCGACCCCGCCGAGGCCCGCGCCCTGCTCGACGAGATCAAGGCCGGCCTGACGGCGATCCCCAACCCCGAGACCGGCGAGCCCCTGGTCGAGCACGTCCACGAGGCCGCCGACCTCTACCACGGCCCGTACGCCGAGAAGGCGCCCGACCTGACCGTGACGCTCAAGGACTGGAAGTACCGCACCATCGGCCTGCACGACTTCACCACCCACAAGGTCGTCTCGCCCGCCTTCGGCCCGACCGGCGACCATCGCATGGAAGGCGTGCTGATCGCCGGCGGCCCCGGCGTCGAGCCCCACACCGCCCCCCGGGGCGCGAACCTGCTCGACATCGCGCCGACCGTCCTCCACCTGCTGGGCGTCCCCGTCCCCGCCGACATGGACGGCCGCGTCCTCTCGGAACTCCTCACCCCCGAACTCGCCGCCACGGCCGACCGCCGCGACGAGCACTCCGACGACCAGGCCGCCGCCGTCGCATCCGCCTACGCCGCCGAGGACGACGCCGCCATCCAGAGCCGCCTGGCCGACCTGGGATACCTCTGA